TTGCCTTATTGTCAAGCGAATTGAATTAAGACTGGAGTGCATTTAATTGTGGGTAGAGACGACATTCTGGTGCTATCATTGTCAACCGAATCCGCGTTGCATCGATATTCGAGGCAGCGGTTCTAGGTGGCTGATGTATACCATGTACTCACGTTCGACTTGACACCAACCGTGAATGCGGTTTAACCAGATATCCGGAGGCATGCATGGAGCTGATGCTCTCTGCTGAAGCTTCGACAGGAAGATCGGTTCCGCCAGGGAACGATTGATGGATGAAGGAAACACTGATTTCATGAACAGAGTTATTTCCCCGCATATTCTCGCCATTCCTCCGTATGTGGCAGGAAAGCCTGTTGCCGAGCTTCATCGGGAAATGGGGATTCCTGACGCGATCAAAATGGCATCAAATGAAAACCCTCTGGGCCCTTCTCCTCTGGCCATGCGAGCCGTGGAAGACAGGCTCGAGTCCGCGCATATTTATCCGGAGTCTTCTGCGCCAGAGCTCAGGGCGGCCTTATCCGACAAATTCGGCCTTCCCGCGGATCATTTTATTCTCGGGAACGGTTCTGATGAAATTATGGAAATGGCTGCACATCTTCTCATAAGACCAGGTGATGAGGCCATCATGGGAGAGAACGCCTTTTCCATGTACAGGATCTCCGTTGAAGCCTTTGCAGGCAGAGCAATCAGGATTCCCCTGAAAAAATATGCCTATGATCTTCCTGCAATGGCAAAAGCGGTGACAGATCAAACCCGGTTGATATTTATCGCAATTCCGAACAGCCCCACAGGAACGATTGTTTCCCGGGCTGAATTCGACGCTTTTGTTCGCGATTTGCCCACAGAAAGGCTGCTCCTGGTCATCGACGAAGCGTATCGCGAATACGTGGGCGAACAGGTGGACTGTCCTCAAGGCATTGACTATATCAACGGATCTTTACCCGTAC
The sequence above is a segment of the Desulfomonile tiedjei DSM 6799 genome. Coding sequences within it:
- the hisC gene encoding histidinol-phosphate transaminase codes for the protein MNRVISPHILAIPPYVAGKPVAELHREMGIPDAIKMASNENPLGPSPLAMRAVEDRLESAHIYPESSAPELRAALSDKFGLPADHFILGNGSDEIMEMAAHLLIRPGDEAIMGENAFSMYRISVEAFAGRAIRIPLKKYAYDLPAMAKAVTDQTRLIFIAIPNSPTGTIVSRAEFDAFVRDLPTERLLLVIDEAYREYVGEQVDCPQGIDYINGSLPVLVLRTFSKIFGLAGLRIGFGMAQTWLIELLNRIRPPFNVNALAQWAALAALEDDDHLQRTLRVTGEGLQYLNRELRALGFEAVPSHANFITFCTGGNAAPIYEGLLKEGIIVRHLKSFGMENCIRVTVGRDWENKRFIKALKKVMESL